A window from Mycobacterium saskatchewanense encodes these proteins:
- a CDS encoding SDR family NAD(P)-dependent oxidoreductase has translation MTGRLDGKVAIITGASTGLGPVLGAVFAREGAKVLLAARREELVREAAVRAGPDAIAMRADVTDEVAVAAMVDRAVDEFGHVDILCNNAAAPGEDRWIWEQTLDNWNATLAIDVTAAMLCTREVLNRSMLRRRRGVILNFSSTASYAGMARKTHYVTAKASLRAFTKAVALEVGPYGIRCNCIVPGAIDTELWRRWLQRRADEQGVDFGALRAKLLKGVALQDISSTEDVANLALFLAGDESRTITGQSIPVDAGGYMQG, from the coding sequence ATGACGGGCCGGCTCGACGGCAAGGTCGCCATCATCACCGGCGCGAGTACCGGCCTGGGGCCCGTACTCGGTGCGGTGTTCGCGCGCGAGGGTGCCAAGGTGCTGCTGGCCGCGCGGCGCGAGGAGCTGGTGCGCGAAGCCGCCGTCAGGGCGGGACCGGACGCGATCGCGATGCGCGCCGACGTGACCGACGAGGTCGCCGTCGCCGCCATGGTCGACCGCGCGGTCGACGAGTTCGGTCACGTCGACATCCTGTGTAACAACGCCGCGGCGCCCGGCGAGGATCGCTGGATCTGGGAGCAGACCCTGGACAACTGGAACGCGACCCTGGCCATCGACGTCACCGCCGCCATGCTGTGCACCCGCGAGGTGCTCAACCGGTCGATGCTGCGGCGCCGCCGCGGTGTCATCCTGAACTTCTCGTCGACCGCCAGCTACGCCGGCATGGCCCGCAAGACGCACTACGTGACCGCCAAGGCCTCGCTTCGGGCGTTCACCAAGGCGGTCGCGCTGGAGGTCGGCCCGTACGGAATCCGTTGCAACTGCATCGTGCCCGGCGCCATCGACACCGAGCTGTGGCGCCGGTGGTTGCAACGCAGAGCCGACGAACAGGGGGTCGACTTTGGCGCCCTGCGCGCAAAACTCCTCAAGGGCGTTGCGCTGCAGGATATCTCGTCGACAGAGGACGTCGCCAACCTGGCGCTGTTCCTGGCCGGCGACGAGAGCCGCACCATCACGGGACAATCCATCCCCGTCGACGCCGGGGGGTACATGCAGGGATGA
- a CDS encoding VOC family protein, with the protein MMPSVFGRVHLGYVVVETEKFGDWRRFGRDAIGMHLDDWSADAIRFRLDDQECRFLLQRGPAEDVTTLGWSLDDDETFDTVLARIKGHGVPVSEGTDEQTALRGVARLARFPGPNNLAQEVFTRPRTATVPLHTAAAGGFVTGTAGLGHVAVTTTQPHRTRGYYDTVFDARLSDFIEETINGVKFKIRFLRVNERHHTVAIAAVQRLRLNPIRTRVQHVNVQVAELDDMAAAYRRVKELGFRMALGVGQHTNDKELSFYAVTPSGFEWELGWNPIVVDETTWEPATYRGISIWGHRPEGQTIIDKITQFKTGAASLIHHEDVVPALAGAGIPD; encoded by the coding sequence ATGATGCCCTCGGTTTTCGGCAGGGTCCACCTGGGCTATGTCGTCGTCGAAACCGAAAAGTTCGGCGACTGGCGGCGATTCGGGCGCGATGCGATCGGCATGCACCTCGACGACTGGTCCGCGGACGCCATCCGCTTCCGCCTCGATGACCAGGAATGCCGGTTCCTCCTGCAGCGCGGCCCCGCCGAAGACGTCACCACGCTCGGCTGGTCCCTGGACGACGACGAGACGTTCGACACCGTCCTGGCGCGCATCAAGGGCCACGGCGTGCCGGTGAGTGAAGGCACCGACGAGCAGACCGCCCTGCGCGGCGTGGCACGGCTGGCCCGCTTCCCGGGGCCCAACAACCTGGCCCAGGAGGTTTTCACGCGCCCGCGTACCGCCACGGTGCCCTTGCATACCGCGGCCGCCGGCGGCTTCGTGACCGGCACCGCGGGTCTGGGCCACGTCGCCGTCACGACCACCCAGCCGCACCGGACGCGTGGCTACTACGACACCGTCTTCGACGCGCGTCTGTCCGACTTCATCGAAGAGACGATCAACGGGGTCAAGTTCAAGATTCGATTCCTGCGGGTGAACGAGCGCCACCACACGGTGGCGATCGCCGCGGTCCAGCGCCTGCGACTGAACCCGATTCGCACCCGGGTGCAGCACGTCAACGTCCAGGTCGCCGAACTCGACGACATGGCGGCCGCGTACCGGCGCGTGAAGGAACTCGGCTTCCGGATGGCGCTGGGCGTGGGGCAGCACACCAACGACAAGGAGCTGTCGTTCTACGCCGTCACGCCCTCGGGATTCGAGTGGGAATTGGGCTGGAATCCGATCGTCGTCGACGAGACCACCTGGGAACCGGCGACCTACCGGGGCATCAGCATATGGGGCCACCGGCCGGAGGGGCAGACCATCATCGACAAGATCACCCAGTTCAAGACCGGCGCGGCGTCCCTGATACACCATGAGGACGTGGTTCCCGCGCTGGCCGGCGCGGGCATTCCCGACTGA
- a CDS encoding sulfurtransferase → MNVRDRVLISATELAALIDFGRPLTVLDVRWRLDQPDGRAAYLDGHLPGAVYVSLEDELSDHTLKGRGRHPLPSGRSLEAAARRWGVRQGELVVVYDDWNRAGSARAWWVLTAAGLENVRILDGGLPAWRSAGRRLEAGPVDPQPGNVVVPHDDLYSGGRATLTAARIGAGGAVLLDARAPERFRGDVEPIDPVAGHIPGARNLPSGAVLADDGTFVADGVIGKLLSDRGIDSGGEVGVYCGSGVTAAIAIAALAAAGRDAALYPGSWSEWCADTSRPVSRGTE, encoded by the coding sequence GTGAACGTTCGCGATCGGGTGCTGATCTCGGCCACGGAGCTGGCCGCCCTCATCGACTTCGGCCGCCCGCTGACCGTTCTCGACGTCCGCTGGCGGCTCGACCAGCCCGACGGGCGCGCGGCCTACCTGGACGGCCACCTTCCGGGCGCGGTGTACGTGTCGCTCGAGGACGAACTCAGCGACCACACGCTGAAAGGCCGCGGCCGCCATCCGCTGCCCTCGGGCCGCAGCCTGGAGGCCGCGGCGCGCAGGTGGGGTGTCCGGCAGGGCGAGCTGGTAGTGGTCTACGACGACTGGAACCGGGCCGGTTCCGCGCGCGCCTGGTGGGTGCTGACGGCCGCGGGCCTCGAGAACGTGCGCATCCTGGACGGCGGATTGCCCGCCTGGCGGTCGGCCGGACGGCGGCTCGAGGCGGGTCCGGTCGACCCGCAACCAGGCAATGTCGTTGTGCCGCATGATGACCTGTATTCGGGAGGACGAGCGACGTTGACGGCGGCGCGGATTGGCGCCGGCGGCGCGGTCCTGCTCGATGCCCGGGCGCCCGAGCGCTTCCGTGGTGACGTCGAACCCATCGACCCGGTCGCCGGGCACATCCCGGGCGCGCGGAACCTGCCGAGCGGCGCGGTCCTGGCCGACGACGGCACGTTCGTCGCCGACGGCGTGATCGGCAAGCTGTTGTCCGATCGCGGTATCGACAGCGGCGGCGAGGTGGGTGTCTACTGCGGATCGGGCGTCACCGCGGCCATCGCGATCGCCGCCCTCGCGGCCGCGGGTCGGGACGCCGCGCTGTATCCGGGGTCATGGTCCGAGTGGTGCGCGGACACCAGCCGACCGGTGAGCCGGGGAACGGAATAG
- a CDS encoding alpha/beta fold hydrolase: MDIFAEWQNGGTELRWRSTTAANDGREVAVFSRRCGTPGAPALVLVHGFPTSSIDYFALAKELHSEFDVYVLDFPGYGLSDKPPEPYVYSLYDDARLLVYAIAQVWRLSDFRMLTHDRGSSIGMIALGLLAALDPPAAPLDLILTNGNVYLPLSNLTAFQTALLDPATARPTAAATTPEMLAAGMGASTFMPRRTLDDPEIAALARCFAHNDGVRVLPDTIQYLNERAADETSWLEALSESPVNTTVVWGLHDNVAPLRVPNHVWQTYLKNKPGRNRYWVVPGADHYLQCDAPGQLAEIVRLTARGNDLALQTLGNQPDGAVLVDISAP; the protein is encoded by the coding sequence TTGGACATCTTCGCGGAATGGCAAAACGGCGGCACCGAACTTCGGTGGCGGTCGACGACCGCCGCCAACGACGGTCGGGAGGTGGCGGTGTTCAGCCGCCGCTGCGGCACCCCCGGGGCGCCCGCGCTCGTGCTGGTGCACGGCTTCCCGACGTCGAGCATCGACTATTTCGCGCTGGCGAAAGAACTGCATTCCGAGTTCGACGTCTACGTGCTCGACTTCCCCGGCTACGGCCTGTCCGACAAGCCACCCGAGCCGTACGTGTACTCCCTGTACGACGACGCCCGCCTGCTCGTCTACGCCATCGCCCAGGTGTGGAGGCTCAGCGATTTCCGGATGCTCACACACGACCGCGGCAGCAGCATCGGGATGATCGCCCTCGGCTTGCTGGCGGCGCTGGACCCGCCCGCCGCCCCCCTCGACCTGATCCTGACCAACGGCAACGTCTACCTTCCGCTCTCGAACCTCACGGCGTTCCAGACCGCGCTACTCGACCCCGCGACCGCGCGGCCGACCGCGGCGGCGACCACACCGGAGATGCTGGCGGCCGGCATGGGCGCCAGCACCTTCATGCCGCGCCGCACGCTGGACGACCCGGAGATTGCGGCGCTGGCACGGTGTTTCGCGCACAACGACGGCGTCCGCGTGCTGCCCGACACCATCCAATACCTCAACGAGCGCGCCGCCGACGAAACCAGTTGGCTGGAAGCGCTTTCCGAGAGCCCTGTCAACACCACCGTGGTGTGGGGGCTGCACGACAACGTCGCGCCGCTGCGCGTACCCAATCACGTGTGGCAGACGTACCTGAAGAACAAGCCGGGACGCAACCGCTATTGGGTGGTGCCCGGTGCCGACCACTACCTGCAGTGCGACGCGCCCGGGCAATTGGCCGAGATCGTGCGCCTCACGGCCCGGGGCAACGACCTCGCGCTGCAGACGCTGGGCAACCAACCCGACGGCGCGGTGTTGGTCGACATCAGCGCGCCCTAG
- a CDS encoding MalY/PatB family protein, with product MTPNPLEELTLSQLRLRTSMKWRAHPADVLPLWVAEMDVPLPPTVAGVLRGAIDRGDTGYPCGTTLAEGVSEFAARRWQWHDLDIGRTAVVPDVMLGVVETLRLVTDRGDAVVVNPPVYAPFYAFVSHDGRRVIEAPLGPAGRIDLGALEDAFTRARASAGKVAYLLCNPHNPTGSVHTLEELRGVAELARRFAVRVVSDEIHAPVILSGSRFVPYLTVPGGEDAFALTSASKAWNLSGVKAALAIAGPEAAADLARMPEEVSHGPSHLGVIAHAEAFRSGGDWLDGLLSGLDENRTLLAELVDEHLPEVKLLRPQGTYLAWLDCRRLGVAEEACTDGLAVVADLSGPARWFLDNARVALSSGHVFGMGGAGHVRLNFATSKAILTEAVSRMGRALADRQ from the coding sequence GTGACGCCGAACCCCCTCGAAGAACTGACGCTGAGCCAACTGCGCCTCCGCACCAGCATGAAGTGGCGCGCGCATCCGGCCGACGTCTTGCCGTTGTGGGTGGCCGAGATGGACGTGCCTTTGCCGCCGACGGTGGCCGGGGTGCTGCGCGGGGCGATCGACCGCGGCGACACGGGTTATCCCTGCGGCACCACGCTCGCCGAGGGCGTCAGCGAATTCGCCGCACGCCGCTGGCAGTGGCACGACCTGGACATCGGCCGCACCGCGGTCGTCCCGGACGTGATGCTCGGCGTCGTCGAAACGCTGCGCCTGGTCACCGACCGCGGCGACGCCGTCGTCGTCAACCCTCCGGTCTACGCCCCCTTCTACGCGTTCGTGTCGCACGATGGCCGCCGGGTGATCGAGGCACCGCTCGGGCCGGCGGGTCGCATCGACCTGGGCGCCTTGGAGGACGCGTTCACCCGAGCCCGCGCCTCGGCCGGTAAGGTCGCCTACCTGCTGTGCAATCCTCACAATCCGACGGGCTCGGTGCACACCCTCGAGGAGCTGCGTGGGGTCGCCGAGCTGGCGCGGCGGTTCGCCGTCCGCGTGGTCTCGGACGAAATCCACGCGCCGGTCATCCTGTCGGGGTCGCGGTTCGTCCCGTATCTGACCGTGCCCGGCGGCGAAGACGCGTTCGCCCTGACGTCGGCGTCCAAGGCGTGGAATCTCTCCGGCGTCAAGGCGGCCCTGGCCATCGCCGGTCCCGAGGCGGCGGCTGACCTGGCCCGGATGCCGGAGGAGGTCAGCCACGGCCCGAGTCACCTGGGTGTCATCGCGCACGCCGAAGCCTTCAGGAGCGGCGGGGATTGGCTCGACGGGCTGCTGAGCGGCCTCGACGAGAACCGAACGCTGCTGGCCGAACTGGTCGACGAGCACCTGCCCGAAGTGAAATTGCTACGGCCGCAGGGCACCTATCTCGCATGGCTGGACTGCCGGCGGCTCGGCGTCGCGGAAGAGGCCTGCACCGACGGGCTCGCCGTGGTCGCCGACCTGTCCGGACCCGCCCGCTGGTTTCTCGACAATGCGCGTGTCGCGCTCAGTTCCGGCCATGTGTTCGGTATGGGCGGGGCCGGTCACGTGCGGCTGAACTTCGCGACCTCGAAAGCCATTCTGACCGAGGCCGTCTCTCGCATGGGCCGGGCCCTCGCCGACCGGCAGTAG
- a CDS encoding DUF732 domain-containing protein → MIGRSVERFFTYAFSTLAAAMFLTAALAHADDRDADFTNYLAEHGIHLGTASQTGNMARTMCQDLEAGYNQSDEVKQLTEHQLSQAQAEFFVGAATAEYCPKYHSPGRGGS, encoded by the coding sequence GTGATCGGCAGATCGGTGGAACGGTTCTTCACGTACGCGTTCAGCACGCTGGCGGCCGCAATGTTCCTGACCGCGGCCCTGGCCCACGCCGACGACAGAGATGCGGACTTCACGAACTACCTTGCGGAGCACGGGATCCACCTCGGCACGGCGTCCCAGACCGGGAACATGGCGCGCACCATGTGCCAGGACCTCGAGGCGGGATACAACCAGTCCGACGAGGTGAAGCAGTTGACGGAACACCAACTGAGCCAGGCCCAGGCGGAGTTCTTCGTCGGCGCCGCCACCGCGGAGTACTGCCCGAAGTACCACAGCCCCGGCCGCGGCGGCTCCTAA
- a CDS encoding lipoprotein LpqH — translation MTNSNHRRPGRRIVLAAAGVGLTIVGGCSGNGGAPTSAPSSTAASVTATVMLDGNKHTLIAPVKCSSAAAQPSATPAESGDLTTRIDVHDDSASVSMAISDEKPPSVDGFAISLKVSSGEYRLPYQAPQSATQVQATKDGKSYTVTGTGQGVSPNQGDVHQVTFGVHVNCP, via the coding sequence ATGACGAATTCGAACCATCGCCGGCCAGGTAGGCGGATCGTCCTCGCGGCGGCCGGCGTCGGGTTGACGATCGTCGGGGGATGCTCGGGCAACGGCGGCGCACCGACGTCCGCCCCCAGCTCGACGGCGGCCTCGGTGACCGCAACCGTCATGCTCGACGGGAACAAGCACACGCTGATCGCCCCGGTGAAGTGCAGCAGTGCGGCGGCGCAGCCGAGCGCGACACCGGCCGAGTCCGGGGACCTCACTACCCGCATCGACGTCCACGACGACTCGGCGTCGGTGTCGATGGCGATATCGGACGAGAAGCCACCGAGCGTCGACGGCTTCGCAATTTCGCTCAAGGTCAGTTCCGGCGAGTACCGGCTGCCCTATCAGGCGCCCCAATCGGCGACCCAGGTGCAGGCAACCAAGGACGGCAAGAGCTACACGGTGACCGGGACGGGCCAGGGCGTCTCACCCAATCAGGGCGACGTGCACCAGGTGACGTTCGGCGTTCACGTCAACTGCCCGTGA
- a CDS encoding haloalkane dehalogenase has translation MDVLRTPDSRFENLEGYPFVANYLTVAACDGQPVRMHYLDEGPEDGPPIVLLHGEPTWSYLYRTMIPPLADAGNRVLAPDLIGFGRSDKPTRPEDYTYLRHVQWVTSWFERLNLTGLTLFVQDWGALIGLRIAAEQGDRIARLVVANGFLPTAQRPTPPAFYLWRAFARYSPVLPAGRIVATATVRRVPPKVRAGYDAPFPDKTYQAGARAFPQLVPTSPHDPAIRANRAAWDALGRWEKPFLAIFGSRDPILGRADRPLIKHVPGAAGQPHARINAGHFIQEDSGPELADRIVSWQQAIR, from the coding sequence ATGGATGTGCTGCGGACTCCAGACTCCCGATTCGAAAACCTCGAGGGATACCCGTTCGTAGCGAACTACCTGACCGTGGCGGCCTGCGACGGCCAGCCGGTGCGCATGCACTACCTCGACGAGGGCCCGGAAGACGGGCCACCCATCGTGCTGCTGCACGGCGAGCCCACCTGGAGCTACCTCTACCGCACGATGATCCCGCCGCTGGCCGACGCCGGCAATCGTGTCCTCGCGCCCGACCTCATCGGTTTCGGCCGCTCGGACAAACCCACCCGTCCCGAGGACTACACGTACCTGCGGCACGTCCAATGGGTCACGTCGTGGTTCGAGCGCCTCAACCTGACCGGCCTCACCCTGTTCGTGCAGGACTGGGGCGCGCTGATCGGGCTGCGGATCGCCGCCGAACAGGGCGATCGCATCGCGCGCCTGGTGGTGGCCAACGGCTTCCTGCCCACCGCGCAGCGGCCCACCCCGCCGGCCTTCTACCTCTGGCGGGCCTTCGCCCGCTACTCCCCCGTGCTGCCCGCCGGCCGCATCGTCGCCACGGCCACCGTCCGCAGGGTCCCGCCCAAAGTGCGGGCCGGCTATGACGCGCCGTTCCCGGACAAGACGTACCAGGCCGGGGCGCGGGCGTTCCCGCAACTGGTGCCCACCTCACCGCACGATCCGGCGATCCGCGCCAACCGGGCGGCGTGGGACGCGCTGGGCCGATGGGAAAAGCCCTTTTTGGCCATCTTCGGTTCTCGCGATCCGATCCTCGGGCGCGCGGACCGCCCCCTGATCAAGCACGTCCCCGGCGCGGCCGGCCAACCGCACGCCCGGATCAACGCCGGCCACTTCATCCAGGAGGACAGCGGTCCCGAACTCGCCGACCGCATCGTTTCCTGGCAACAGGCGATCCGCTGA
- a CDS encoding alpha/beta hydrolase, with protein sequence MLEVIDKAPHTDCEKTPLLFVHGAWHGAWCWDEHFLDFFAERGYRSVAVSLRGHGKSAAPKPLRLCSMADLVEDVASVADGLPRRPVVVGHSMGGFVVQKYLESHDAPAAVLLAAVPPSGITSFLARRFRMHPWRFTLDLARGRSQRSVCGTPDLAREAFFSGATPESEVARFTTYLGEEYVGRHVLDMLMLDLPKPHLVTAPLLVLGAEHDTCFSAREIHKTAAAYRTEAEIVPDMGHDMMLEPGWSAVAERIHAWLEARDPARN encoded by the coding sequence ATGCTCGAAGTCATCGACAAAGCACCCCACACCGACTGTGAAAAGACGCCGCTGCTTTTCGTACACGGTGCCTGGCACGGCGCCTGGTGCTGGGACGAGCACTTCCTCGATTTCTTCGCCGAACGGGGCTATCGGTCGGTGGCCGTGAGCCTTCGCGGCCACGGAAAGAGCGCCGCGCCGAAGCCGCTGCGCCTCTGTTCGATGGCCGACCTGGTCGAGGACGTCGCGTCGGTCGCCGACGGCCTGCCCCGGCGGCCCGTCGTTGTCGGCCACTCGATGGGCGGCTTCGTTGTGCAGAAATATCTGGAGTCCCACGACGCCCCGGCGGCCGTGCTACTGGCGGCGGTCCCCCCGAGCGGAATCACATCGTTCCTTGCCCGCCGATTCCGAATGCACCCCTGGCGCTTCACCCTCGACCTCGCCCGGGGTAGATCGCAACGCAGCGTGTGCGGCACGCCCGACCTGGCCCGCGAGGCCTTTTTCTCGGGTGCGACCCCCGAGTCCGAAGTCGCGCGGTTCACCACGTACCTCGGCGAAGAATATGTGGGCAGACACGTGCTCGACATGCTCATGCTCGACCTTCCCAAGCCACATCTCGTCACCGCCCCGCTGCTCGTCCTGGGCGCCGAGCACGACACCTGTTTCTCGGCGCGCGAGATCCACAAGACCGCGGCCGCCTACCGGACCGAGGCGGAAATCGTCCCGGACATGGGCCACGACATGATGCTCGAGCCCGGGTGGTCGGCCGTCGCCGAACGCATCCACGCGTGGCTGGAAGCGCGCGATCCGGCCAGGAACTAA
- a CDS encoding TetR family transcriptional regulator — MALPAANKRIALQAGARRAYGELDGAEVVTALRNLARRIGVHGVTMRALAAELGAAVPSVYYHVPGKRAALELLGASVLDDVPEPRGDGWDVRLTNLYCDAREVILGVPGVAGILQTSGGTEAARRLDGLSRALLAEAGLAKSDVAAAHTVLYTYLLGSVSLEESRRAAGAVLKKRQEANRFRSGLHVIVAGVKSFVEA, encoded by the coding sequence GTGGCCTTGCCCGCCGCGAACAAACGAATCGCCCTGCAGGCGGGAGCCCGACGCGCCTACGGCGAGCTGGACGGCGCCGAAGTGGTGACGGCCCTGCGCAACCTGGCGCGCCGCATCGGCGTACACGGCGTGACGATGCGGGCGCTGGCCGCCGAGCTTGGCGCCGCGGTGCCGTCGGTGTACTACCACGTGCCCGGGAAGCGTGCGGCTCTCGAACTGCTGGGCGCGTCGGTGCTGGACGACGTTCCCGAACCCCGTGGCGATGGTTGGGACGTGCGGCTGACGAACCTCTATTGCGACGCGAGGGAAGTCATCCTGGGAGTGCCGGGCGTGGCGGGCATCCTGCAGACCAGCGGCGGGACGGAGGCCGCGCGTCGACTCGACGGCCTCAGCCGCGCCCTGCTTGCCGAGGCGGGACTCGCCAAGTCCGATGTGGCCGCGGCGCATACGGTCTTGTACACATATCTGCTGGGCTCGGTCAGTCTCGAGGAATCGCGCCGGGCCGCCGGGGCCGTCCTCAAAAAGCGGCAGGAGGCCAACCGGTTTCGATCCGGACTCCACGTGATCGTCGCCGGGGTCAAGTCATTCGTGGAAGCGTGA
- a CDS encoding cytochrome P450 encodes MNIPKPTLVGSLVAENQTSDVDRAAAAVLDPDTFVSGAPFEALTRLRATSPVHPVHLPGLPRAWLLTKHADVRSVSRDTETFTSSRGNTLVEVEAAPNSAMLPGIDPPRHVHYRKLINQGFTVRNVQRLESSMRAVARGIVDSIMDKGEFDAVTEISAEMSLQVIADVLGVPAADRMDVFRWSNAIGSLGIEDPDYAPTPQALGQAAAEMFSYCAELVEHRRKHGLTDDILSALLAAEVDGEKLNPDQLNEFFLLLAIAGNETTRNTLSHGILALAEHPDQRALLASQPDAIKPAVEELLRWATPVMHFRRTVTRDVEIRGQRIPAGDWVLMHYLSANRDEEVFDAADRFDVTRPDAGHAAFGGGGVHFCLGAQLARLELRVMLEELYANVPGLTVTGPPDRLRSSFFHGIKRLPCSTG; translated from the coding sequence ATGAACATTCCCAAGCCGACGCTGGTGGGATCGCTGGTCGCGGAGAACCAGACCAGCGACGTCGACCGCGCCGCCGCGGCGGTGCTGGATCCGGACACCTTCGTCAGCGGTGCCCCGTTCGAGGCGCTGACCCGGCTGCGGGCGACCTCGCCGGTGCACCCCGTGCACCTTCCCGGACTACCCAGAGCGTGGCTGTTGACCAAGCACGCCGACGTCCGATCGGTCAGCCGCGACACCGAGACCTTCACCAGCAGTAGGGGTAACACCCTCGTAGAGGTCGAGGCGGCGCCGAATTCGGCGATGCTGCCCGGCATCGACCCGCCCCGCCACGTGCACTACCGCAAGCTGATCAACCAGGGCTTCACGGTCCGCAACGTGCAGCGCCTCGAATCGTCGATGCGGGCGGTCGCCCGCGGCATCGTCGACAGCATCATGGACAAGGGTGAATTCGACGCCGTCACCGAGATTTCCGCCGAGATGTCGCTACAGGTGATCGCCGACGTGCTCGGGGTGCCGGCCGCGGATCGCATGGACGTGTTCCGATGGAGCAACGCCATCGGAAGTCTCGGCATCGAGGATCCCGACTACGCGCCCACGCCGCAGGCCCTGGGTCAGGCCGCTGCCGAAATGTTTTCCTACTGTGCCGAATTGGTGGAACACCGGCGCAAGCACGGACTCACCGACGACATCTTGTCGGCGTTGCTGGCGGCCGAGGTCGACGGCGAGAAGCTCAACCCCGATCAGCTCAACGAGTTCTTCCTGCTGCTGGCAATCGCCGGGAACGAAACCACCCGCAACACGCTCAGTCACGGCATCCTGGCGCTCGCCGAGCACCCTGACCAGCGGGCCCTGCTGGCAAGCCAGCCCGACGCGATCAAGCCCGCCGTGGAGGAATTGCTGCGCTGGGCGACCCCGGTGATGCACTTTCGCCGCACGGTCACCCGCGACGTCGAGATCCGCGGTCAGCGGATTCCCGCCGGCGACTGGGTGCTGATGCACTACCTGTCGGCCAACCGGGACGAGGAGGTGTTCGACGCCGCCGACCGATTCGACGTCACGCGCCCGGACGCGGGCCACGCCGCATTCGGCGGCGGCGGAGTGCATTTCTGCCTCGGGGCGCAGCTGGCCCGTCTCGAACTGCGCGTGATGCTCGAAGAGCTGTATGCGAACGTACCGGGCCTGACGGTCACCGGACCGCCGGACCGGTTGCGCTCCTCGTTCTTCCACGGCATCAAACGTCTACCGTGCAGCACGGGTTAG
- a CDS encoding amidohydrolase family protein, producing the protein MRIDTHHHAVPPFYRDALRKAKVDDASGRALPDWSPEASLQAMDELNVAAAILSVSTPGTAFLADARDATAAARDLNDYLAEVVAAQPNRLGFFATVPMPHLAASVDEVARSLDELRADGVVLLANGAGTYLGQADQDDLFAALDARSAVAFIHPAELPGPPVDGVAPFAVDFLLDTTRAAYLLVRNGICRRYPNIRFILSHAGGFVPYASQRMAISIMSDTGRSMLDSLDDFAGFYFDTALSSSAAALPSLLAFARPGHVTFGSDWPFAPIAAGKLFAAGLETYPGLDADARAAIDSANALTLFPRLGASRPPSAGSILDRARHTASRAVMRGVARLLSTR; encoded by the coding sequence TTGCGGATCGACACCCACCATCACGCGGTTCCACCCTTCTACCGAGATGCGCTGCGCAAGGCCAAGGTTGACGATGCCAGTGGCCGCGCCCTGCCCGACTGGAGCCCCGAGGCGTCGCTGCAGGCGATGGACGAGCTGAACGTCGCCGCCGCGATCCTGTCGGTGTCCACCCCGGGCACGGCCTTCCTGGCCGACGCCCGCGACGCCACCGCCGCAGCCCGCGACCTCAACGACTACCTCGCCGAAGTGGTTGCGGCTCAACCCAATCGGCTCGGGTTCTTCGCGACCGTCCCGATGCCGCATCTCGCCGCATCGGTCGACGAGGTGGCCCGCTCGCTCGACGAACTGCGCGCCGACGGGGTGGTGCTGCTCGCCAACGGCGCGGGCACCTATCTCGGCCAGGCCGACCAGGACGACCTGTTCGCCGCGCTGGACGCCCGGTCGGCGGTGGCGTTCATCCACCCGGCCGAGCTGCCCGGCCCCCCGGTGGACGGGGTCGCGCCGTTCGCCGTCGACTTCCTGCTCGACACCACCCGCGCGGCGTATCTGCTTGTGCGCAACGGGATCTGCCGGAGATATCCCAACATCCGATTCATCCTCAGCCACGCGGGCGGCTTCGTTCCGTACGCCTCGCAGCGGATGGCGATCAGCATCATGAGCGACACCGGGCGCAGCATGCTGGACAGCCTCGATGACTTCGCCGGTTTCTACTTCGACACCGCGTTGTCCTCGAGCGCCGCGGCGTTGCCGAGCCTGCTCGCCTTCGCCAGGCCCGGACACGTCACCTTCGGCTCCGACTGGCCCTTCGCGCCGATCGCCGCCGGGAAGCTGTTCGCCGCCGGCCTCGAGACCTACCCCGGGCTCGACGCGGACGCCCGGGCGGCGATCGATTCGGCCAACGCGCTGACGCTGTTCCCGCGCTTGGGGGCAAGCCGCCCCCCGAGCGCCGGATCGATCCTCGACCGGGCGCGTCACACGGCCAGCAGGGCGGTCATGCGCGGCGTGGCCCGGCTGCTGAGCACGCGGTGA